GTCGAACAGACAGAAAAAGACCTCAAGAAAATCTTCCCCGAAAGCGAATGGGAAAAGCGCCACCTGCAAATCATCCTGTTCGGGCGTACTTATTGCAAGGCTCTCGGCCACATGCCCGAAAACTGCCCTATCTGCAGTGTCGTCGGTTGCAAGGTCACCAAGAGCTAGAACTGTTCCGCTGGTAAAACCAGTAGTAGAACAGACTCCAGGCGCCCCACAATACGCATAGCCACATTCCTACATAGCCCGCGGTATACACGGCGTTTGCAATCGTATCGTACTTCAAGAGCAGTCCCGTTTCGGACAAAATAAAATTCCAGTCATGAAAACCGTACGGAGCCTCGGCACCGGTACCGCCGCTAATCAGAGTCAGTTTCATGTGCAAGGCATCGTCAATATACACCGCCACATCGATAAAGTTTTCGAACGCCCACCAAAGCGCCACCGACGCCCCTAAAATATCGCGCGGTTTAATCCACAACGCAAAGCAGAATACCAGCGGCATGATTATCTGGAAAAGCGAACCGCCCAGCGAATGCAACACTCGATTTCCGAAAAAAGAAAACACAATATGTCCCGTTTCGTGCACCGGCAAATTCAGGCGATGCAGATACTGGGCAATCCAAGCATCATAACCATCGCGCATCAGTTGCACCGTAAAAATGATCATCAACACGACGAGCAACAATCGGAACGGAATAAAATGCGCCCCGCCAAGCGTTTTGGGGTACAATAAAAACTGTACCACCACGGGCCACGTTCCGGGATCATCCAGGCGAAATGTCGAAGGGGCATCGCACTTGACCGTCACCAAGTTCAACGGGACCTGATCGGTCGCCTTCGAGAACCTTGGTGCAGATCCTGTCTGCCGCTCTTCAAGAATTTTCGGGGTGTTTTCGTCCTTCATACGCCTAAATATATATTGTTCGATTTAAAAGACAACACTTTTTTAAACCAAATCTCTACACAAACCCATCCAAAAAATTTATTTTCGCTACAAAAACAAGGATGTGTGTATGAAATCAAACTTTAGAATGGCTGCAGTCGCAACCATTTCGGCTCTTGCCGCCACGACCATGACGCAGGCCGCAAGCATTACTGTAGACCCCTCTGCCACAAAGCAACAAATCATCGGCTTCGGCGCCTTACCAAAGCTGGATTACCGCACTCGGCACCACAACGCAAGAAGCGCTCTACGACACCGCCTTCACCGGCCTGAACCTGTCGCTACTTCGTGTTGGCAACTGGCTGCAGGACGAATCCGAGGGTGTAAGCAAGGACGACATCAAGATCGTAACCGCAGGCAAGAAACGCCTCGGGAGCCACATGAAAATTGAAATGTCCAGCTGGTCTGCACCGGCAAGCCTCAAACCGAGCGGAGACATCAACGGCAAAAAAGACGGTGTCTTCTACTCAGGCAAGAATTCCACATTAAAAGCATCATCTTCCGATCCCTACGGCAAGTACGCCTACCGCGAATTCGCCAGCTGGTGGAAGCGTTCCTACCAGGCCTACGAAGCAGTGGGCATCGCTCCCGACTACATCAGTTTCCAGAATGAGCCGGACATGTTCGCCGAATACGAAGAGACCCTGTTCACCCCGACGGAGAACGACACCTCCGCAGGTTACGCCCAGGCACTCAACGCCATGCGCGACACCATGAACACCCTCGCGAACCCGCCCAAAATTCTTGGCCCGGAACCCCTCGGCATCGGTTACAACAATTTCCAGAAATACGCCAAGGCACTCACCGATTCCAAACTGGACGGCTATGCCTACCACCTATACCATGCCGGCGACGGAAACGACAATTCCCTCGCGAACTACATGAGCCCCGAAAGCTTCCGCAGTCCCATGAAGGCTATCGCCACCAGCTACGGTTCCGACGCACGCCCCATCATCATGACCGAATTCTGCTCCATGGAAGAAAACGGCAAGGAAGAATACATGACAGGCCTCGCACACATTATGCAGGTTGGCTTTACCGACGGCAAGCTCAACAGCTACATCGCCTGGGAACTTTTCTGGGGCGAAGGCAAGGGACAGCTTATCGGAGTCTGCACCAAGGGCTGGGGTAGCTGCACCGAGGACCAAATCAACATCAGCCCCGAATACCACGCCATGCGCCACTACTCCAAGTTCGTGAACCCGGGCTGGCGCGTCGTAAGTTCCACTTCCGAAGGTAGCGGGCTCTATGCAGTCGCCTTCCGCAGCGCCGACTGCGACTCTATCACAGTGGTCGCCATCAACGAAAACAGTTCGAGCTTAAGCCTGAATGCCCCCAGCGTTAACGGATACAACGCCGTATACGCCGTGCAGTCCGTCGAAAACGGAAGCAAGAGCAAGGACATTGCCACTAGCGTGAGCTACAGCCTGCCGGCAAATTCCATCACGACTTTCGTCTACACGACCAGCAACACCGCCGCTCTTTCCTGCGAAGATTCCCCGATTGTGGACCCCTACAAGCCCGCCGATGTAGGCGACACAATAGTCCTCGTCGACTACGCCACCACCAATACGGTTTCCAACTGGAGCGGCGACTTTACCGTAACTTACGGCACCAAGGCTATCGACGGTGTAAGCAGCTACGCAACGGTTCCCCTAGCTGGTTGCGAACAAGGTAGCGACGATTGCAGTTACCAGCACGCAATCTTCGAAGTTCCCGCTAATGCATCCGACGCGCTTTCGACCTGCAGCGAGCTCGTTATCACCATGCACAGCCAAGATGACACGACTACCTACGTCAATGTGGGCGGAGCCGGTTCCGAATGGATTAGCTACGAATAAGGCAGACAGGCCGGCAGCAGTTCCTGGACTGAATCCACGGTCGACCTCACCAACGAAGCTGAAAACGGATCCTCGAAGATAACCTTCAACAGCAACGGTTCCGGCGTCTATATTTCCAAGATTATCGCAACCGGTTGCGGCGGCAGCTCCGCCATCAAGAACATCCGCACAAACTTCGCCAGCAACATGAACGCAAACGCCAAGGTGTTCGACCTGAACGGCAACCTCGTGTGGAGTGGCCTCAAGGGCCAGGCTCTGAACGCCGACGGCACGCTCCGCCTGAACCTCCGCCAGGGCATGTACCTCATAAAGACAAAGGATACGACGGCGAAGGCCATCAAGAAGTAGCGCATTCGC
The window above is part of the Fibrobacter sp. UWH4 genome. Proteins encoded here:
- a CDS encoding glycoside hydrolase family 30 beta sandwich domain-containing protein, with protein sequence MKIEMSSWSAPASLKPSGDINGKKDGVFYSGKNSTLKASSSDPYGKYAYREFASWWKRSYQAYEAVGIAPDYISFQNEPDMFAEYEETLFTPTENDTSAGYAQALNAMRDTMNTLANPPKILGPEPLGIGYNNFQKYAKALTDSKLDGYAYHLYHAGDGNDNSLANYMSPESFRSPMKAIATSYGSDARPIIMTEFCSMEENGKEEYMTGLAHIMQVGFTDGKLNSYIAWELFWGEGKGQLIGVCTKGWGSCTEDQINISPEYHAMRHYSKFVNPGWRVVSSTSEGSGLYAVAFRSADCDSITVVAINENSSSLSLNAPSVNGYNAVYAVQSVENGSKSKDIATSVSYSLPANSITTFVYTTSNTAALSCEDSPIVDPYKPADVGDTIVLVDYATTNTVSNWSGDFTVTYGTKAIDGVSSYATVPLAGCEQGSDDCSYQHAIFEVPANASDALSTCSELVITMHSQDDTTTYVNVGGAGSEWISYE
- a CDS encoding T9SS type A sorting domain-containing protein; translation: MNANAKVFDLNGNLVWSGLKGQALNADGTLRLNLRQGMYLIKTKDTTAKAIKK